The following coding sequences lie in one Vanacampus margaritifer isolate UIUO_Vmar chromosome 16, RoL_Vmar_1.0, whole genome shotgun sequence genomic window:
- the sumf2 gene encoding inactive C-alpha-formylglycine-generating enzyme 2 isoform X1 — MCFMYLLCVCLLSAMTAVAAQDDVMVAIPGGWMMKRRSSDGAEDEDETEIELLPFLLDKSPVTNSAFREFVRDQKYKTEAEKFGWSFVFQDFVSDDAKSKVTHTIKSAPWWLPVQRAFWRQPSGSASGISSRLDFPVVQVSWNDAQAYCKWKRKTLPTEDQWEWAARGGLTRATFPWGKRFQANRSNLWQGAFPDGDTAEDGYHGLAPVHAFPPQNKFGLLDMLGNTWEWTSSAFQGSHQKMFTLRGASWIDTADGSANHRAEVAVRMGNTPDSASDNLSFRCASDGLERKLRADL, encoded by the exons ATGTGCTTTATGTAccttttatgtgtttgtttactGTCAGCAATGACGGCGGTGGCAG CCCAAGATGACGTCATGGTAGCCATCCCCGGAGGGtggatgatgaagaggaggagctcCGATGGggctgaagatgaagatgagacGGAGATTGAACTTTTGCCTTTTCTCTTGGACAAAAGTCCAGTCACCAACTCTGCTTTCAG AGAGTTCGTGAGGGaccaaaagtacaaaacagaaGCTGAGAAGTTTGGCTGGAGTTTCGTCTTCCAGGATTTTGTGTCGGATGACGCCAAGAGCAAAGTGACGCACACCATTAAg TCGGCTCCATGGTGGCTTCCTGTCCAACGGGCCTTCTGGCGGCAG CCTTCGGGTTCCGCTTCGGGTATCAGTTCTCGTCTGGACTTCCCGGTGGTCCAGGTCAGCTGGAACGACGCGCAGGCCTACTGCAAATGGAAGAGGAAGACGCTGCCCACGGAGGACCAGTGGGAGTGGGCGGCCCGAGGCGGACTCACAC GTGCGACTTTTCCGTGGGGGAAGCGCTTCCAAGCCAACAGAAGCAACCTGTGGCAG GGCGCGTTTCCGGACGGCGACACGGCGGAAGACGGATATCACGGCCTGGCTCCCGTCCACGCTTTCCCGCCTCAGAACAAGTTTG GACTGCTGGACATGTTGGGGAACACGTGGGAGTGGACGTCCAGCGCCTTTCAAGGATCCCATCAGAAAATGTTCACGCTGCGCGGCGCCTCCTGGATCGACACGGCCGACGGCtcggccaatcacagagcggaaGTGGCCGTCAG GATGGGGAACACCCCCGACTCGGCCTCGGATAACCTGAGCTTCAGGTGCGCCTCCGATGGCCTCGAGAGGAAACTGCGAGCAGACTTGTAA
- the sumf2 gene encoding inactive C-alpha-formylglycine-generating enzyme 2 isoform X2, with protein MCFMYLLCVCLLSAMTAVAAQDDVMVAIPGGWMMKRRSSDGAEDEDETEIELLPFLLDKSPVTNSAFREFVRDQKYKTEAEKFGWSFVFQDFVSDDAKSKVTHTIKSAPWWLPVQRAFWRQPSGSASGISSRLDFPVVQVSWNDAQAYCKWKRKTLPTEDQWEWAARGGLTRATFPWGKRFQANRSNLWQLTLKRDVSDRARFRTATRRKTDITAWLPSTLSRLRTSLDCWTCWGTRGSGRPAPFKDPIRKCSRCAAPPGSTRPTARPITERKWPSGWGTPPTRPRIT; from the exons ATGTGCTTTATGTAccttttatgtgtttgtttactGTCAGCAATGACGGCGGTGGCAG CCCAAGATGACGTCATGGTAGCCATCCCCGGAGGGtggatgatgaagaggaggagctcCGATGGggctgaagatgaagatgagacGGAGATTGAACTTTTGCCTTTTCTCTTGGACAAAAGTCCAGTCACCAACTCTGCTTTCAG AGAGTTCGTGAGGGaccaaaagtacaaaacagaaGCTGAGAAGTTTGGCTGGAGTTTCGTCTTCCAGGATTTTGTGTCGGATGACGCCAAGAGCAAAGTGACGCACACCATTAAg TCGGCTCCATGGTGGCTTCCTGTCCAACGGGCCTTCTGGCGGCAG CCTTCGGGTTCCGCTTCGGGTATCAGTTCTCGTCTGGACTTCCCGGTGGTCCAGGTCAGCTGGAACGACGCGCAGGCCTACTGCAAATGGAAGAGGAAGACGCTGCCCACGGAGGACCAGTGGGAGTGGGCGGCCCGAGGCGGACTCACAC GTGCGACTTTTCCGTGGGGGAAGCGCTTCCAAGCCAACAGAAGCAACCTGTGGCAG TTGACATTAAAACGGGACGTGAGCGACAGGGCGCGTTTCCGGACGGCGACACGGCGGAAGACGGATATCACGGCCTGGCTCCCGTCCACGCTTTCCCGCCTCAGAACAAGTTTG GACTGCTGGACATGTTGGGGAACACGTGGGAGTGGACGTCCAGCGCCTTTCAAGGATCCCATCAGAAAATGTTCACGCTGCGCGGCGCCTCCTGGATCGACACGGCCGACGGCtcggccaatcacagagcggaaGTGGCCGTCAG GATGGGGAACACCCCCGACTCGGCCTCGGATAACCTGA
- the cct6a gene encoding T-complex protein 1 subunit zeta — MSAVKALNPKAEVARAQAALAVNISAARGLQDVLKSNLGPKGTMKMLVSGAGDIKLTKDGNVLLHEMQIQHPTASLIAKVATAQDDITGDGTTSNVLIIGELLKQADLYVSEGLHPRIIAEGFDAAKEKALAVLEEVKVTRKMDREILIDVARTSLRTKVHAELADLLTEAVVDAVLTIAKPNEPIDLYMVEIMEMKHKTDCDTQLIRGLVLDHGARHPDMKKRVEDAFVLTCNVSLEYEKTEVNSGFFYKSAEEREKFVAAERKFIIERVRKIVDLKKRVCPDGDKGFVVINQKGIDPYSLDALAKDGIVALRRAKRRNMERLTLACGGIAMNSVDDLTPECLGHAGLVYEHTLGEEKFTFVEKCSNPRSVTLLVKGPNKHTLTQIKDAVRDGLRAVKNAIEDGCVVAGAGALEVALADALDKHKASVKGRAQLGVQAFADALLVIPKVLALNSGYDPQETLLKLQTEFKESGGQLVGVDLSTGEPMVAGEVGVWDNYSVKKQLLHSCTVIASNILLVDEIMRAGMSSLKG, encoded by the exons ATGTCCGCCGTGAAAGCTCTGAATCCGAAGGCGGAGGTGGCCCGCGCCCAGGCCGCCCTGGCGGTCAACATCAGCGCGGCCCGGGGGCTCCAGGACGTCCTCAAGAGCAACCTGGGACCCAAAGGCACCATGAAGAT GTTGGTTTCTGGAGCAGGTGACATCAAGCTGACCAAAGACGGAAACGTCCTCTTACACGAGATG caaattCAGCACCCGACGGCGTCGCTCATCGCCAAAGTGGCCACAGCCCAGGATGACATCACAGGAGACGGGACCACCTCCAACGTCCTCATCATTGGCGAGCTGCTCAAGCAGGCCGACCTCTACGTGTCCGAG GGTCTCCACCCGAGGATCATAGCCGAGGGCTTTGATGCGGCCAAGGAGAAGGCGTTGGCCGTGCTGGAGGAGGTGAAGGTGACGCGGAAGATGGACCGAGAGATCCTCATAGACGTCGCTCGGACCTCCCTCAGGACCAAAGTCCACGCCGAGCTGGCCGATCTCCTCACTGAG GCGGTGGTGGACGCCGTGCTGACCATCGCCAAGCCCAACGAGCCCATCGACTTGTACATGGTGGAGATCATGGAGATGAAACACAAGACGGACTGCGACACACA GCTGATCCGAGGCCTGGTGCTGGACCACGGGGCCAGACACCCCGACATGAAGAAGCGGGTGGAGGACGCCTTCGTGCTGACCTGCAACGTGTCGCTGGAGTACGAGAAGACGGAGGTCAACTCGGGCTTCTTCTACAAGAGTGCCGAAGAGCGCGAGAAGTTCGTGGCGGCCGAGCGCAAGTTCATCATCGAGCGCGTGCGCAAGATCGTCGACCTCAAAAAGCGCGTGTGTCCCGACGGCGACAAAGGCTTCGTCGTCATCAACCAGAAG GGCATCGACCCGTACTCCCTGGACGCCCTCGCCAAGGACGGCATCGTCGCCCTGCGCAGAGCCAAGAGGAGGAACATGGAGAG GCTGACGTTGGCTTGCGGTGGCATCGCCATGAACTCCGTGGACGACCTGACACCCGAATGTTTGGGACACGCCGGGCTGGTGTACGAGCACACGCTG GGCGAGGAGAAGTTCACGTTTGTGGAGAAGTGCAGCAACCCGCGCTCGGTTACGCTTCTGGTCAAAGGGCCCAACAAGCACACGCTCACGCAGATCAAAGACGCCGTCAGGGACGGCCTGCGCGCCGTCAAGAACGCCATCGAGGACG GTTGCGTGGTGGCGGGTGCGGGCGCACTGGAGGTGGCCCTGGCAGACGCGCTCGACAAACACAAGGCCAGCGTGAAGGGACGAGCCCAGCTGGGCGTGCAGGCCTTCGCGGACGCACTCCTCGTCATTCCCAAG gttcTGGCTCTAAACTCGGGCTACGACCCTCAGGAGACTCTTCTGAAGCTGCAGACGGAGTTCAAAGAGTCCGGAGGTCAGCTGGTGGGCGTGgacctcagcacag GGGAGCCGATGGTAGCAGGCGAGGTTGGCGTGTGGGACAACTACAGCGTCAAGAAGCAACTACTTCACTCTTG cacgGTGATCGCCAGCAACATCCTGCTGGTGGATGAGATCATGCGCGCCGGAATGTCTTCCCTCAAAGGTTAA
- the LOC144036663 gene encoding protein NipSnap homolog 2-like: MAARVLHTAPKWLTSVKLSQQSLSTNGLVRVSVRSSSGLQDSWFKSLFVRKVDPRKDAHSHVLAKKEDSNLYKIQFHNVKPECLDDYNQLCESVLPSIHADPEYPCELVGTWNTWYGEQDQAVHLWRYRGGYPALTDVMSKLRQNKIFSDYRRERGKMLLSRRNQLLLEFSFWNEPVPRAGPNIYELRSYQLRPGTMIEWGNYWARAIEIRQQNQEAVGGFFSQIGNLYQVHHLWAYKDLQSRENIRNAAWQREGWDEVVYYTVPLIQHMESRVMIPLKSSPLK, from the exons ATGGCGGCGCGAGTCCTTCACACGGCGCCCAAGTGGCTGACGAGCGTCAAACTATCACAACAAAGTCTCTCCACGAACGGACTGGTTCGTGTTTCCGTCAG GAGTTCATCGGGGCTGCAGGACAGCTGGTTCAAGTCTCTGTTCGTGAGGAAGGTGGACCCACGCAAGGATGCCCACTCGCACGTGCTGGCAAAGAAGGAAGACAGCAACCTGTACAAGATCCAGT TTCATAATGTCAAGCCCGAGTGCCTGGACGACTACAACCAACTATG tgAGAGTGTGTTGCCTTCCATCCACGCCGACCCGGAATACCCTTGCGAGCTCGTCGGAACGTGGAACACGTGGTACGGAGAACAGGATCAGGCAG TACACTTGTGGCGATATCGAGGAGGTTACCCGGCCCTCACCGATGTCATGAGCAAACTCAGGCAGAACAAG ATATTTTCCGATTACCGACGGGAGCGCGGGAAGATGTTGCTGTCCCGCCGGAATCAGCTGCTGCTGGAGTTCAGCTTCTGGAACGAGCCGGTCCCCCGCGCCGGGCCCAACATCTACGAGCTGCGATCCTATCAGCTCAGG CCCGGCACCATGATCGAGTGGGGCAACTACTG GGCGCGCGCCATCGAGATTCGCCAGCAGAACCAGGAAGCCGTGGGAGGCTTTTTCTCCCAGATCGGAAATTTGTACCAAGTTCACCACTTGTGGG CCTACAAAGATCTTCAATCCAGAGAAAACATCCGAAATGCAGCCTGGCAGCGAGAAGGATGGGACGAGGTCGTCTACTACACAG TGCCGCTCATTCAGCACATGGAATCTCGAGTTATGATTCCCTTGAAGAGTTCGCCCTTAAAGTGA
- the mrps17 gene encoding small ribosomal subunit protein uS17m, whose protein sequence is MSVRKASVHAKWIIGRVIGTKMVKTAKVRVTRLVLDPYLLKYYNRRKTYFAHDAQQQCTVGDVVLLKALVEPRAKHVKHELAQVVHKVGRTVDPLTGKRVAGAEFLEPLDDLDGDCQNLAHKVQSLNISAETSH, encoded by the exons ATGTCGGTCAGGAAGGCGTCCGTCCACGCCAAGTGGATCATCGGCAGAGTAATCGGAACCAAGATGGTCAAGACCGCCAAAGTTCGCGTCACCAGGCTCGTGCTCGACCCATACTTGCTCAAG TACTACAACAGGAGGAAGACGTACTTTGCGCACGACGCGCAGCAGCAGTGCACGGTGGGCGACGTGGTGCTGCTCAAGGCTCTGGTCGAGCCGCGCGCCAAACACGTCAAGCACGAGCTGGCCCAGGTGGTCCACAAAGTGGGTCGCACCGTGGACCCGCTGACTGGGAAGCGGGTAGCCGGCGCCGAGTTCCTGGAGCCACTGGACGACCTTGACGGCGATTGCCAGAATTTAGCCCACAAAGTGCAAAGCTTGAACATCTCAGCGGAAACGTCGCATTAA